The proteins below are encoded in one region of Saccopteryx leptura isolate mSacLep1 chromosome 1, mSacLep1_pri_phased_curated, whole genome shotgun sequence:
- the DAXX gene encoding death domain-associated protein 6: MATDNSIIVLDDDDEEEAAAQPGPSHPPPTPASPQAEAPGSSQALGAGGNTSSSGKKCYKLENEKLFKEFLELCKAQTADHPDVVPFLCKKQQRAHSWFLASAEFCNILSRVLSRAQSRPSKLYVYINELCTVLKARSAKKKLNLVPTPAASGEPSGSNPPAGPAPDPTDAQTTGSEAPRPPGSRRQIQRLEQLLALYVAEIRRLQEKELDLRELDDPDSTYLQEARLKRKLIRLFGRLCELKDCSSLTGRVIEQRIPYRGTRYPEVNRRIERLINKPGPDAFPDYGDVLRAVEKAAARHSLGLPRQQLQLLAQDAFRDVGIRLQERRHLDLIYNFGCHLTDDYAPGSDPALSDPTLARRLRENRSLAMSRLDDIISKYAMIQDKSEEGERQKRKARLPQAASAHSADPPKASLDSGEGPSGMASQECPSSSKAETDDEEDEESDEEEEEEEEEEEEEATDSEEEEEDLERIPEGQEDEEEEEVGKDGDKSPTSLPQISTEKNLEPSKETHRSSGEQPNKGLSVSAPALSEGPLPSGIDAESNGEDLEELPQEKESPVSQVFELEIEALTVDTTPSPEEGDISSSRKQAEDSLPAVVENGAAIVTSTSFNGGVSPHTWGDSSPPCKKFRKERQTEGPSGNSCVEGQRAVPEKTGRKMCTPPRPPSPLASVADSSTRVDSPSHGLVTSSLSSSSPARMSLPRPLQPAQPGTYKMSVATQCDPEEIIVLSDSD, from the exons ATGGCCACCGACAACAGCATCATTGTgctggatgatgatgatgaagaagaagcaGCTGCTCAGCCAGggccctcccacccaccccccactccaGCTTCGCCCCAAGCAGAAGCCCCTGGCTCCTCTCAGGCTCTTGGGGCCGGAGGGAACACTAGTTCCAGCGGCAAGAAATGCTACAAGTTGGAGAATGAAAAGCTGTTTAAAGAG TTCCTTGAACTGTGTAAGGCACAGACGGCAGACCACCCTGACGTGGTCCCATTCCTCTGTAAAAAGCAGCAGCGAGCCCACTCGTGGTTTTTGGCCTCAGCGGAGTTTTGCAACATCCTCTCTCGGGTCCTGTCTCGGGCCCAGAGCCGGCCGTCCAAGCTCTATGTCTACATTAATGAGCTCTGCACTGTTCTCAAGGCCCGCTCCGCCAAGAAAAAGCTGAACCTGGTCCCCACTCCTGCAGCGTCTGGTGAGCCTTCTGGGAGTAACCCTCCCGCAGGCCCCGCCCCGGACCCCACAGACGCCCAGACCACCGGCTCAGAGGCCCCGAGGCCCCCGGGCTCCCGGCGGCAGATCCAGCGCCTGGAGCAGCTGTTGGCGCTGTACGTGGCTGAGATTCGgcggctgcaggagaaggagctGGATCTCAGGGAACTGGACGACCCCGACTCCACGTACCTGCAGGAGGCAAGGCTGAAGCGGAAGCTGATCCGGCTCTTTGGGCGGCTGTGTGAGCTGAAGGACTGCTCTTCACTGACGGGCCGCGTCATAGAGCAGCGCATCCCCTACCGCGGCACCCGCTACCCGGAGGTTAATAGGCGCATCGAGCGGCTCATCAACAAGCCGGGGCCTGACGCCTTCCCAGACTACGGGGACGTGCTGCGCGCCGTGGAGAAGGCGGCCGCGCGGCACAGCCTCGGCCTTCCTCGACAACAGCTCCAGCTCCTGGCCCAGGACGCCTTTCGAGACGTGGGCATCAGGCTGCAGGAGCGACGCCACCTCGATCTCATCTACAACTTCGGCTGTCACCTCACAGACGACTATGCGCCAG GCAGTGACCCCGCGCTGTCAGATCCCACCCTAGCCCGGCGCCTGCGGGAAAACCGGAGCTTGGCCATGAGCCGGCTGGATGACATCATCTCCAAGTATGCGATGATACAGGACAAGAGTGAGGAGGgcgagagacagaagagaaaagcCCGGCTCCCCCAAGCCGCCTCTGCCCACTCTGCAGACCCCCCCAAAGCCTCCTTGGATTCTGGTGAG GGTCCTAGTGGAATGGCATCTCAGGAATGCCCTTCCTCCTCCAAGGCTGAGACTGATGACGAAGAAGATGAGGAAAgtgatgaagaagaagaggaggaggaagaggaagaagaggaggaggccacagattccgaagaggaggaggaggatctaGAACGTATTCCAGAAGGTcaggaggatgaggaagaggaagaagtag GTAAGGATGGGGACAAGAGCCCCACGTCCCTACCACAGATCTCCACTGAAAAGAACCTGGAACCCAGCAAAGAGACCCACAGATCTTCAGGGGAGCAGCCAAACAAAGGACTCAGCGTGTCAGCACCTGCACTGTCAGAAGGGCCCCTGCCCTCTGGTATAGATGCTGAGAGCAATGGGGAGGACCTTGAGGAGTTGCCTCAGGAGAAGGAGAGCCCTGTGTCTCAGGTCTTTGAGCTGGAAATTGAAGCCTTGACTGTGGACACCACACCTTCCCCTGAGGAGGGGGACATttcctcttccaggaagcagGCCGAGGACTCCCTCCCTGCTGTTGTGGAGAATGGAGCAGCCATCGTCACCTCTACTTCCTTTAATGGAGGTGTCTCGCCCCATACCTGGGGAGATTCGAGTCCTCCCTGCAAGAAGTTtcggaaggagagacagacagaagggccATCAGGAAACAG CTGTGTGGAAGGGCAAAGGGCAGTCCCCGAGAAGACTGGGAGGAAGATGTGTACCCCGCCCCGCCCACCTTCTCCCTTGGCTTCAGTCGCTGATTCCTCAACAAGGGTGGACTCTCCCAGCCACGGCCTGGTGACCAGCTCCCTCTCTAGCTCATCTCCAGCCCGGATGTCGCTACCCCGCCCACTACAACCCGCCCAGCCTGGTACTTACAAG ATGAGTGTGGCAACGCAGTGCGACCCGGAGGAGATCATCGTGCTCTCAGACTCGGACTAG
- the ZBTB22 gene encoding zinc finger and BTB domain-containing protein 22: MEPSPLSPSGAALPLPLSLAPPPLPLPAAAVVHVSFPEVTSALLESLNQQRLQGQLCDVSIRVQGREFRAHRAVLAASSPYFHDQVLLKGMTSISLPSVMDPGAFETVLASAYTGRLSMAAADIVNFLTVGSVLQMWHIVDKCTELLREGRASAAAAITTAAATSVTVPGAGVPSGSGGTVASAMGSARSHASGRASENQSPSSSNYFSPRESTDFSSSSQEAFAASALGSGERRGGGPVFPAPVVGSGGAASGKLLLEADELCDEDGGDGRGAVVPGSGLRRPTCAPPSIMPQKHWIYVKRGGNCPAPAPLVPQDQDLEEDEEEEDLVLTCEDDEDEELGGGSGVPAGGGPEATLSISDVRTLTEPQSKGEEQVNFCESSNDFGSYEGGGPGAGLDDSGGPAPSSYAPAHPPRPLLPVDMQGNQILVYPSSSSSSSQAPGQPPGNQAEHGAVTLAGTSAGGLSIQGGAGGTPGGTGSGDGNKIFLCHCGKAFSHKSMRDRHVNMHLNLRPFDCPVCNKKFKMKHHLTEHMKTHTGLKPYECGVCAKKFMWRDSFMRHRGHCERRHRLGVGGAGPGPVGPTGSVLPPKRESPGVGGGNSDEASGTTPPPGRRVWSPPRVHKVEMDFGGGGGGS, encoded by the coding sequence ATGGAGCCCTCTCCTTTGTCTCCGAGCGGGGCAgcactccctctgcccctgtcgctggccccaccccctctgcccctgcctgcAGCAGCAGTGGTACACGTGTCCTTCCCCGAGGTGACCAGTGCCCTCCTGGAGTCCCTCAATCAGCAGCGGCTACAGGGCCAGCTCTGCGATGTGTCCATCCGAGTGCAGGGCCGGGAGTTCAGGGCTCACCGTGCTGtcctggctgcctcctccccttaCTTCCACGACCAGGTCCTACTCAAGGGCATGACCTCCATCTCGCTGCCCAGCGTCATGGACCCGGGCGCCTTCGAGACCGTCTTGGCTTCGGCTTACACTGGTCGCCTCAGCATGGCTGCTGCTGACATTGTCAACTTCCTTACAGTGGGTTCTGTGCTCCAAATGTGGCACATTGTGGATAAATGCACCGAGCTTCTTCGCGAAGGCAGAGCCTCGGCCGCCGCTGCCATCACCACTGCTGCAGCCACCTCGGTCACCGTCCCTGGTGCTGGGGTCCCGTCAGGGAGCGggggcactgtggcctctgccatgGGCTCGGCACGCTCCCATGCCTCCGGTCGGGCCAGTGAGAACCAGTCCCCTAGCAGCAGCAACTACTTCAGCCCCAGAGAATCCACTgacttctcatcttcctcccaggAGGCTTTCGCAGCTTCTGCGCTGGGCAGTGGGGAGCGTCGAGGAGGTGGCCCTGTGTTCCCCGCCCCCGTGGTTGGCAGTGGGGGGGCTGCCTCTGGGAAGCTGCTGCTGGAGGCGGACGAGCTGTGCGATGAGGACGGTGGGGATGGAAGGGGTGCGGTGGTCCCTGGGTCCGGGCTCCGGCGGCCTACCTGCGCACCCCCTAGCATCATGCCGCAGAAACACTGGATATACGTGAAGCGGGGTGGAAACTGCCCGGCACCAGCGCCCCTGGTTCCCCAAGACCAAGATCTggaagaggatgaggaggaggaagacctGGTTTTGACCTGTGAGGATGATGAAGATGAAGAGCTAGGGGGTGGCTCGGGTGTCCCAGCAGGGGGAGGGCCTGAGGCTACTCTTAGCATAAGTGATGTGCGGACTCTGACCGAGCCTCAGagcaagggagaggagcaggtcaACTTCTGTGAGTCCTCCAATGACTTTGGCTCCTATGAGGGTGGGGGCCCTGGGGCAGGGCTTGATGATTCAGGGGGTCCAGCCCCTTCTTCCTATGCCCCCGCCCACCCACCACGGCCCTTGCTTCCCGTGGACATGCAGGGCAATCAGATCCTAGTCTACCCATCATCATCGTCGTCGTCCTCACAGGCCCCAGGCCAGCCGCCAGGGAACCAAGCTGAACATGGAGCTGTGACCCTGGCGGGCACATCTGCAGGGGGCCTGAGCATCCAGGGTGGCGCTGGTGGGACCCCTGGAGGGACAGGCAGCGGGGACGGGAATAAGATCTTTCTGTGCCACTGTGGAAAGGCCTTCTCCCACAAGAGCATGCGCGATCGCCACGTGAACATGCATCTCAACCTGCGTCCCTTCGACTGCCCCGTGTGCAACAAGAAGTTCAAGATGAAGCATCACCTGACAGAGCACATGAAGACGCACACCGGCCTCAAGCCCTACGAGTGCGGCGTCTGCGCTAAGAAGTTTATGTGGCGAGACAGCTTCATGCGCCACCGAGGACACTGTGAGCGCCGGCACcgcctgggggtgggtggggccgGACCTGGACCCGTCGGGCCCACAGGCTCAGTCTTGCCACCCAAGAGAGAGTCCCCCGGGGTGGGCGGGGGCAACAGTGATGAGGCGAGTGGGACCACACCGCCACCTGGACGTCGGGTCTGGTCCCCACCCAGGGTCCACAAAGTTGAGATGGACTTCggcgggggaggaggaggaagctga